The Chitinophaga niabensis genome segment TATTGCAAAGCCAATATTCGCTCTGTTACGGATGAAGAGGACAATAGCCGCTACCTCGTAGGATATGTTCAGGACATTACGGAAGAAAAGATCAGTGAGAACAGGCAGATGGAACTAAGCACCCATTTGCAGGCACTCATTATGTCCATGGAAGATATTGTATTTGAGGTAGACGGCAATATGATCTTCAAGAACGTATGGGTACACGATGAAAAAGTGCTGTTCATGCCTAAGAAGGAGTTCCTGGGTAAAAAGCTACAGGACGTATTAGGTCCCCAGGCGGGAATGTTCGCAGAAGCACTCCAAAAAGTACTGGAAACGGGTGAAGCAAACGACATCACTTATAAACACCTGGATGATTCCAAAGACCAATGGTTCAAAGCCAGGATCAAACCGGTCATTAAAGATCCAGATCCTTCGCAATACCTGTTAGTGCTGAGCATCCAGGATGTTACTGCTGAAAAGCAAGCCGAACTATCCCTGCAGGAAACCAGGGCCAGGCTTGAACTGAGTAACCAGCTGCTGGATGTTAGCCAGGAACTCAGCAGCACCGGAGGTTGGGAATACAATTTACAAACAGGGGAGATCTTCTGGACAAAGCATACCTACCTCATCTACGACCTGGACGAAACATTCGTTCCTACCCTCGATAATACCAACACTTTTCTCGCGGATGAAGATCGTGAGATAATGAAAACATATTTTGATGCGGCTATCCTTCAGGGCAGATCTTATGATATTGAACTGAGGATCATCACTGCAAAAAATAATAAAAAATGGATCCGTGCAATCGGCGCTCCCGTTTTTTCAGATTACAATAAGGTGGTCATGCTCCGGGGTGCGTTGATGGACATCACCCGTGATAAGGAAAGTGAGCTGGAATTGATCCATGCCAAGAACTCCGCAGAAGATGCGGCAAAGGCCAAATCTGATTTCCTTTCTATCATGAGCCATGAGATAAGGACACCGCTGAACGGTATCATCGGCATTGCCAATCTCCTCAAGCTAAACTATATCCCTGAACAGGAAGAATACATTCACAACCTCCTCTTCTCTGCAGATCACCTGTTACAACTGGTGAATGATATCCTCGATCTCAATAAAATAGAAAGAGAGCAGTTCGAACTGAACTATTCCGTTGTGAACCTCCACGAACAGATCCGGAATATCCAGAACCAGTTCAAATCCCTGGCAGACATCAAGGGCCTTTCCCTCGTAGGCACTATTGACGACAACATCCCCAGGAAGATCATAGCAGATGTTACACGCCTGAACCAGATCTTGAATAACCTGCTCAGCAATGCTATAAAGTATACGGAAAAAGGACAGGTGAGCATCAGCCTGGAACTCGTAAAAAAGCAAACGGAAAAAGTGACGGTTCGTTTCTCTGTAAAAGATACGGGCATCGGTATTCCGAAAGAACACCTGGAAACAGTGTTTGAAAGTTTCCGGCAGGTACAACAGTCCACTGCCAGGAAACAGGCTGGCACCGGGCTTGGGCTCGCCATCACGCAAAAACTGATCACCTTACATAACAGCCAGATCTTCCTGCAAAGTGAACCGGGTGTAGGAACTGAATTCTACTTCGACCTCGTTTTTGACCTGCCCACCAAAAAGAACAGGCCGGCTAAACGGGAAGACCTGCCGGAGATCACCAGCTATGCAAAGAAATTCAAAGACATCCGCCTGATCTTTGTAGAAGACAATCCTATTAATATACTCGTGGCAAAAAGGCAGCTGGAATACTTTGGGATACAGCCGGATTGCGCATTAAGCGGAACAGAGGCGCTTGAACTTTTGCAAAAGAATAAATATGATATTGCCCTGCTGGACCTCCATATGCCTGAAATGGACGGTTACGCTCTGGCTGATATCATACGGAACGAATACAAAGATGTACACATCGTTATTTTTACGGCAGATATTATGCCGGAAGTAAGAAGGAAATTTGCGCAGAAGGGGGTGTTCGATATTCTCAATAAACCATTCTTCCCTAAGGAGATGCTGGCTACTTTACTGAAGATTGCACAGGTGATGAAGTTGAAGATATCGTAGGGTTCCAGTTATCGGAACCCTCCAGGATGTTCTTAACGGTGTATTTCTTCACTTCCGCCGCAGTCAATTGATTTGACCAGGGAACACGCTCTTTTACAGAAGCCCCCGGCCCTGTATTTCCGTATTCTGCATAATAAGTTGTTTTCTCTTTATCCGGGAACCTTGCATCACCAGCCCAGGGATCCCAGCCTGCGGGTACAATATGAGCGCCTAATTCACAATGAATGAACACAGTACGGGCATAGGGGCGCCATGGTCTTCCTAAATAAACTCTTTTTGCGGCAGTGTCTGCTATCAGTTTGCAATTCATTAGTACAAAACCGAATGGCTGCCTTGGTGAGGTAGCGGCAGCTGTAATAAAGGAATTCACCATGCTTTTGATGGTACAGTCCTGGAAAACAACGGTTGCTTCACCAAAAATAAAATCGGTGGTGCCTTCGATGTGGCAGTTATGGTAATACTGCCTGCTGTTTTCTTTTCCTGCATACAAAGTATCCTGGTTGCCCAGTAGTTTACAGTTCTTTATAACAGCGCGGTCTCCTTCCACATGTAAAGCTACGCCCTGGCCTACCCTGCCGGCAGTGTTTTGAATGGTGATATTCTCCGCACTGAAATCATTTCCCTGTACGAGTACCGTGTAAGAGGTAAAAGTGCTAAACTTCCCTTCCGGCCCTGGTTTTCCGGAAAAATCATCATGGGTGATAATGGTACTGTCTTTATCTTCTCCTATGAATGCAATATTGGTTTTCCAGGAAGGGACCACTATCTTTTCATGATAGATGCCCTTCTTTATATAGATCTTTACCTGTTGCTGTGAAAGGTCGCGGATGGAGTTCACGGCTTCCTGTATGGTTTTGAAATTTCCTGTGCCATTCACGTCTACAATGATCTGCTGCGCCCTTAAGCATAGTGGAGATAACAGAATGAGGAATAAAATGGATTTCATGCTTTTGAGGTATGGGTCCTTTCAAATTTAAGCAATTTATTATATACCTTAGGTACCCATGAAGCGAGCATTCCTTATTGTTGGTTTATGTTTTATCTGTTTCTCTGCTTTCTGCCAGGATACGATAAAAGTTGCCTGTATTGGTGCCAGTATTACTTATGGAGCAAGGATCAAAGATCCTGAGCATTTTTCGTTCCCGGGGCAATTACAAACTTTACTGGGGGCTGCTTATAAAGTGAGCAACTTTGGTGTAAGCGGTACTACATTACTACGTAATGGTAACGCACCTTATCATAAAACCGGGGCATATCAACAGGCATTGGCAAGTAAGCCGGATATTGTTATCATCGACCTTGGCGGAAATGATAGTAAATTGGTGAACAGATCACGTTATGCTGAGTTTGTTTCCGATTACGATACATTGATCAAATCATTCTCTTCACACCCGAGGATCATTTTACTCTTGCCTGTAGTGTCTTTTGTAACGGATACTACAGGGATCTGGGATCCGGTGATCGTGAGGGACATCATTCCAATGATACGGCAGGTGGGGTTAAATTCGGGGAAAGAGGTTGTGGATATGCATAGTTTGTTGAAGGATAAACCTCAGCTGATGCCGGATAAGATACATCCTGAAGAAGAGGGTTCGGGTATTATGGCTAAAAGGCTGTATGAGCAGATTAAATCATTATAATATGGAAGAAGTATACGAAGTAGAAAAAACATTCGAGAAGATCGATTTCTCTCAAAGCCCGTTTCCCAGGGGTGAATATGAGGAATGCAGTTTTATTAACTGCGATCTTTCCAATGCTGATCTCTCCGGTAGTAGTTTTTCCGATTGTAGTTTTTCGGGCTGTAATTTAAACATGGCTAATCTTGTAAAGACGGCTTTCAGGGATATCAAATTCAAAGACAGCAAAATGCTGGGGATGCAATTTGGGAACTGTAACCCTTTCCGCTTTGCTGTTGAATTTGAGAACTGCATCCTGGATCATTCTTCTTTTTACAATACCAAACTGAAAAAGGTTCTCTTTAAAAATTCCACGCTCCGTGAGGTGGACTTTACTTCCTGTGATCTGAGCGAGGCTACTTTTGATAATTGTGATCTGGCGCTGGCTACTTTTCAAAGTGTTATCCTTGAAAAGGCTAATTTCCTGACTGCTTATAATTATTCGATTGATCCGGAGATGAATAAAATAAAGAAAGCCCGTTTTTCCCAAATGGGGATAGCCGGGCTTTTGGATAAATATGATATTGAGATTGAACCCTAATACCGCAACAACTCCTCAATCTTTATTCCCACTTTTTCTGCATTCGGCAACATCTCTTTTTCAAGTGCCATATTCAAAGGCACCGCCGGAAGGTCCATTGCACCCATCGTCATTACAGGGGCATCCAGCGAGCGGAAGCATGCTAAGGAAATGCGGCCGGCGAGGCTTTCAGCGAATGAGTTATTCAGCTGTTCTTCTGTTAACACCAAACATTTACCATGTTTACGCACGGTGGCAAAGATCAGTTCTTCATCCAGCGGATATAGTGTGCGCAGATCAATGATCTCCACTTTGCCGGGATAAGATGCGGCGGCGGCTTTTGCCCAATAGACCCCCATCCCGTAAGTGATGATACACATCCCCTCTCCTTCCAGCACTATACGGCCTTTCCCCAATGGGAGGATGTAATCTGCGGCGGGTTCGATAGTCATTGCTTCGAGGGTACCGGGTACTTTACTCCAGTAGAGTCCTTTATGTTCCAGCATCACAACGGGGTTGGGATCCAGGAAAGCGGCTTTCATCAAACCTTTCAGGTCTGCTGCATTGGAAGGATAAGCGATCTTGATCCCTTTGATGCTCAGCAAAGTTGACTCCACACTTCCGGAGTGATAAGGGCCTCCTCCTCCATAAGCTCCGATAGGCACACGAATGAGTGTTTGGATCGGAAACTTACCTGCAGTGAGGTAACAACTCTTGGATATTTCACTTACCAGTTGATTAAAACCGGGATAGATATAATCAGCAAACTGTACTTCCACAATGGGTTTTACGCCTACTGCTGAAAGGCCTGCGGTACTGCCGATAATATAGGCTTCCTGTATGGCTGTATTGTAAACGCGGTGGTCTCCGAATTTTTCCGCCAGCGTGGCTGCTTCTCTGAATACACCTCCTAAACGGCGGCCTACATCCTGTCCGAAAAGGATCGCTTCCGGATAAGCATGCATGATCTCTTCAATGGCATGTAACGCGGCATCTACCATTACTACCTTGCTTCCATTGGCAGGTACTCTTTCACCTGATTCTTCTGTAATGGGCATGGGTGCAAATACATGATCCGCAACGGTAGTAATATCAGGTTCCGGACTATTGCAGGCAGCTTCAAATTCTGCATCTATGCGTTGCTTTGCTTCTTCTTCTATTTTCAGCGCCACTGCCGGCTCCAGTAATTGTTTAAGACGGGGCAGGGGATCACGCACCTGGTGTTTGCTGAGATCTTCGGTGCTGCGGTACCATTCTTTTCTGACACCTGAGGTATGATGCCCCAGCAAAGGAGTGGTAGCATGTACCAATACGGGTTTCCTTTCTGTTCTCACATAGAGCATGGCAGATTCCATGGCATGATAGCTCGCTTCAAAATCACTTCCATCTACCCTTATCCTTTCCAAACCTTTGAAACCGGCAGCATATTCAAAGGCATCCATGGCCCTTGCTTCTCCGGAACTTACAGAAATGCCCCATTCATTATCCTGCACGAGATAGATCACAGGCAGGCCTTTTAATACGGCAAACTGGAAGGCTTCGCTTACTTCTCCTTCCGTTACACTGCCATCGCCAAGGGAGCAAAGTACCACGGGGCTTTCCGGTGTATCCATCAGGCCAACGCTTTCCAGGTATTGAATACCCTGGGCCATACCGGTGGTGGGAATTACCTGCATACCGGTGGCACTGCTTTGATGCGGGATCATGGGTTTGCCAGGCTGGTTGCTGCTGGGATGGCAATAATAGGAACGGCCGGCACTAAAGGCATCCTCTCCTTTTGCCAGTAATTGCAGCATAAGGGTATATGGGGAGAAACCCATGGCCAGCATCATGCTATCGTCCCGATAATAGGGGCTTACATAATCCCATGGCTTCAGGAGCAGGCCTGCAGCTATCTGGATGGCTTCGTGGCCAGAGGAGGTGGAATGTACGTACTTGCAGATAGGGCGGTTGGCTTCATACTTTTCTGCCATATTCCTGGCCAGGCACATCATGCGGTATGCCTTCAGTAGCAGTGCCTGAAATGCCGTATCCTGCTCGTGGTGAGTAATGGTGGCTTCCAAAGTCGGATTGCTTATACTATCTTTAAGCACAGTAAAACTGTTTTGGTGTGATGACATGGCAAATTAGCATTATTAGTTGCTACACCAACTATTGCTAATGCAAATTAAATAATATGCACGATACTTTTGTAAGTAATCCATCTTTTTTTAAGCTGGATGCAACCCTGAAAAAAATACGTAACTATTGGCAAAAGAGCTTTGATGCGCTGAATAAGGACATTACGGTAGACCAATGGCTGCTGATTGAGAACCTTTATAAGCATAAGCGTATCACACACAATGAGTTAGCCCGATTAACCTCAAAGGACATTACGACGGTTTCCCGGATCATTGAGCTATTGGTGAAAAAGGAGCTGGTGGAAAGGCAGGGGTCTACAGACGACCGCAGGAAGGTATTTGTTCAGCTTACGCCGGCTGGTGTGAATAAGTACAAAGATGTGAGACCTTTGGTACTGGAAATGCGTAAAACGGGGTGGAAGAATCTAACGGAGGCAGATTATTCGGAGTTAACGAGGATCCTCGATGTGATCTACAGCAACATTCCGGAAGAAAGTAAAAAAGGAAAAAATTAATACGAAAAAGACTAAAAACGCTTAAGCTTAAGCAGACACGCATCCTTTTTACTTTATAATTTTTTCTTTTTACTCCTTACCTACTTCACCTGGAATTCCAGCAGGCTATCATCTTCAATGAAAGCCTCCAGGCCATCACCGATCTGAACAGGCCCTACGCCTTCAGGTGTTCCGGTAAACACAAGATCTCCGATATTCAGGGTAAAGAATCGTGAGATATACGCAATCAATTTGTCGAAAGAAAATAACAGGTCCTTCGTGTTGCCTTGCTGTACAATTTCCTTGTTCTTGTAAAGACAAAAATTGATGTCTTTCAGATCTGTGTCCTCTTTCAATGGAATGAACTTTCCAACCACAGCGGAATTATCGAACGACTTTGCAATTTCCCAGGGAAGGCCTTTGGCCTTTTGCTTCTCCTGCAAATCTCTCGCCGTGAAGTCGATGCCTACAGAAATACTATCATAGTACTTTGAGGCGAACCGCTCCTGAATGTGCTTCCCGTTCTTCGAAATCCGCAACACCAGCTCACATTCATAGTGAAGGTTATCCGTAAATTCCGGATAATAGAAAGGATGGTTGTTTTGCAGCAGGGCATTCTTTGGTTTCATGAAAATCACGGGATCGGAGGGCACTTCGTTCTTCAATTCTTCTGCATGTTTGGCATAGTTTCTTCCAACGCAGATAATTTTCATAATGCGTGTATTTTGTAAGGTTAATAAAGCCTATGGTTTGACCCATAGTCCACAATACATTGCCCACTGTGCGCACTATAATTCCAATTAGCAGGTGCAATTCTGAATTATATAACGATCAGTGGTACACGGATCATGACCTATAGCGGTTAAGGTAGGGGTACCTTTCAGGCATGAAATATACAATTTACTTCTATAATGGAAAAGTAAGGTTGTTATAATTGTTCATACATCGTTGTAAACCAATGGTAGCAAAACTTTCAACAATTTCCACACACTTATCGATCTTCTGCAAAACCACGGGTTCTTCCTGGGCAGACCACCTTCCCAAAACGTAATCTACCTGCCTGCCTTTGGGGAAATTGTTTCCTATACCAAAGCGCAGCCGGGGATACTGATTGGTAGCAATGGACTCCTGGATACTTGTAAGGCCATTATGCCCGGCATCGCTGCCGCCGGGGCGTAAACGGATAGATTCCAGTGGTAATGCCAGATCGTCCAGGATCACCAGCATGTTTTCTACGGGGATCTTTTCTTTGTCCAGCCAATACTTTACAGCCCTGCCACTCAGGTTCATATAAGTAGTTGGTTTTATAACCACTATTACCCTTCCTTTCCATTTAACTTCTGCCACATCCGCCAACCGGTCGCTTTTAAACACCACGTTATGTTTTTGGGCAAGGGCATCCGCAACATCGAAGCCGATATTGTGGCGGGTATGATGATAATCCGCTCCAATGTTTCCTAATCCAACAATGAGATATTTCATATACCTGGTAATTGATCCCTGTCAACAACAATATATTGATCGGGATGCCAAAAATAAAAAGCCCGGCTGATATTACGCCGGGCTTTCTAATATAATTATTTTGCCAATTTATTTTTTCTTGGCATCCTTTGCTGCTTCAGCTTCTTCTTGTTTCAGCTGACGTGTCATTACCACGGATGCAACAGGGATACGGGGAGAGTTCATGATCTCGATACCTTCTGCTTTTACATCCTGTACGCGGATGTTTGCATTCAGGTCCAGCTCAGTGATATCCACTTCCAG includes the following:
- a CDS encoding PAS domain-containing hybrid sensor histidine kinase/response regulator → MKTDQHYGEEIHIQKALQLAPIGAFLTDVDGNCFFVNEEWEKMTGLSSGKSQGNGWLKIILEEDLPTVENIIRKSVTTPHTTLVFYFRVKHPKTGLLYCKANIRSVTDEEDNSRYLVGYVQDITEEKISENRQMELSTHLQALIMSMEDIVFEVDGNMIFKNVWVHDEKVLFMPKKEFLGKKLQDVLGPQAGMFAEALQKVLETGEANDITYKHLDDSKDQWFKARIKPVIKDPDPSQYLLVLSIQDVTAEKQAELSLQETRARLELSNQLLDVSQELSSTGGWEYNLQTGEIFWTKHTYLIYDLDETFVPTLDNTNTFLADEDREIMKTYFDAAILQGRSYDIELRIITAKNNKKWIRAIGAPVFSDYNKVVMLRGALMDITRDKESELELIHAKNSAEDAAKAKSDFLSIMSHEIRTPLNGIIGIANLLKLNYIPEQEEYIHNLLFSADHLLQLVNDILDLNKIEREQFELNYSVVNLHEQIRNIQNQFKSLADIKGLSLVGTIDDNIPRKIIADVTRLNQILNNLLSNAIKYTEKGQVSISLELVKKQTEKVTVRFSVKDTGIGIPKEHLETVFESFRQVQQSTARKQAGTGLGLAITQKLITLHNSQIFLQSEPGVGTEFYFDLVFDLPTKKNRPAKREDLPEITSYAKKFKDIRLIFVEDNPINILVAKRQLEYFGIQPDCALSGTEALELLQKNKYDIALLDLHMPEMDGYALADIIRNEYKDVHIVIFTADIMPEVRRKFAQKGVFDILNKPFFPKEMLATLLKIAQVMKLKIS
- a CDS encoding pectinesterase family protein, translated to MKSILFLILLSPLCLRAQQIIVDVNGTGNFKTIQEAVNSIRDLSQQQVKIYIKKGIYHEKIVVPSWKTNIAFIGEDKDSTIITHDDFSGKPGPEGKFSTFTSYTVLVQGNDFSAENITIQNTAGRVGQGVALHVEGDRAVIKNCKLLGNQDTLYAGKENSRQYYHNCHIEGTTDFIFGEATVVFQDCTIKSMVNSFITAAATSPRQPFGFVLMNCKLIADTAAKRVYLGRPWRPYARTVFIHCELGAHIVPAGWDPWAGDARFPDKEKTTYYAEYGNTGPGASVKERVPWSNQLTAAEVKKYTVKNILEGSDNWNPTISSTSSPVQSSVK
- a CDS encoding GDSL-type esterase/lipase family protein; this translates as MKRAFLIVGLCFICFSAFCQDTIKVACIGASITYGARIKDPEHFSFPGQLQTLLGAAYKVSNFGVSGTTLLRNGNAPYHKTGAYQQALASKPDIVIIDLGGNDSKLVNRSRYAEFVSDYDTLIKSFSSHPRIILLLPVVSFVTDTTGIWDPVIVRDIIPMIRQVGLNSGKEVVDMHSLLKDKPQLMPDKIHPEEEGSGIMAKRLYEQIKSL
- a CDS encoding pentapeptide repeat-containing protein, coding for MSRLNHYNMEEVYEVEKTFEKIDFSQSPFPRGEYEECSFINCDLSNADLSGSSFSDCSFSGCNLNMANLVKTAFRDIKFKDSKMLGMQFGNCNPFRFAVEFENCILDHSSFYNTKLKKVLFKNSTLREVDFTSCDLSEATFDNCDLALATFQSVILEKANFLTAYNYSIDPEMNKIKKARFSQMGIAGLLDKYDIEIEP
- a CDS encoding alpha-ketoacid dehydrogenase subunit alpha/beta, which produces MSSHQNSFTVLKDSISNPTLEATITHHEQDTAFQALLLKAYRMMCLARNMAEKYEANRPICKYVHSTSSGHEAIQIAAGLLLKPWDYVSPYYRDDSMMLAMGFSPYTLMLQLLAKGEDAFSAGRSYYCHPSSNQPGKPMIPHQSSATGMQVIPTTGMAQGIQYLESVGLMDTPESPVVLCSLGDGSVTEGEVSEAFQFAVLKGLPVIYLVQDNEWGISVSSGEARAMDAFEYAAGFKGLERIRVDGSDFEASYHAMESAMLYVRTERKPVLVHATTPLLGHHTSGVRKEWYRSTEDLSKHQVRDPLPRLKQLLEPAVALKIEEEAKQRIDAEFEAACNSPEPDITTVADHVFAPMPITEESGERVPANGSKVVMVDAALHAIEEIMHAYPEAILFGQDVGRRLGGVFREAATLAEKFGDHRVYNTAIQEAYIIGSTAGLSAVGVKPIVEVQFADYIYPGFNQLVSEISKSCYLTAGKFPIQTLIRVPIGAYGGGGPYHSGSVESTLLSIKGIKIAYPSNAADLKGLMKAAFLDPNPVVMLEHKGLYWSKVPGTLEAMTIEPAADYILPLGKGRIVLEGEGMCIITYGMGVYWAKAAAASYPGKVEIIDLRTLYPLDEELIFATVRKHGKCLVLTEEQLNNSFAESLAGRISLACFRSLDAPVMTMGAMDLPAVPLNMALEKEMLPNAEKVGIKIEELLRY
- a CDS encoding MarR family winged helix-turn-helix transcriptional regulator, which translates into the protein MHDTFVSNPSFFKLDATLKKIRNYWQKSFDALNKDITVDQWLLIENLYKHKRITHNELARLTSKDITTVSRIIELLVKKELVERQGSTDDRRKVFVQLTPAGVNKYKDVRPLVLEMRKTGWKNLTEADYSELTRILDVIYSNIPEESKKGKN
- a CDS encoding fumarylacetoacetate hydrolase family protein, coding for MKIICVGRNYAKHAEELKNEVPSDPVIFMKPKNALLQNNHPFYYPEFTDNLHYECELVLRISKNGKHIQERFASKYYDSISVGIDFTARDLQEKQKAKGLPWEIAKSFDNSAVVGKFIPLKEDTDLKDINFCLYKNKEIVQQGNTKDLLFSFDKLIAYISRFFTLNIGDLVFTGTPEGVGPVQIGDGLEAFIEDDSLLEFQVK
- the pth gene encoding aminoacyl-tRNA hydrolase; its protein translation is MKYLIVGLGNIGADYHHTRHNIGFDVADALAQKHNVVFKSDRLADVAEVKWKGRVIVVIKPTTYMNLSGRAVKYWLDKEKIPVENMLVILDDLALPLESIRLRPGGSDAGHNGLTSIQESIATNQYPRLRFGIGNNFPKGRQVDYVLGRWSAQEEPVVLQKIDKCVEIVESFATIGLQRCMNNYNNLTFPL